In Vicinamibacteria bacterium, the following proteins share a genomic window:
- a CDS encoding glycosyltransferase yields the protein MLHAVLTNPFSPVDVLYITFDGLLDPLGQARKIDLLQRLACDGLTIAVVSFEEPDALREEIRTASMRGKLEAQGITWRPLGHRATRSIPTACWDFVRGAATAMRVTVERRPRCLHACGYSSALVGLAVKLAFGGKLIFDMPGFWPEESVELGFFRSTHFLYRVSKRLEEAILEGSDHVVVATDRAKAVLRDEEAKARLAAKRSVREKPISVIPCCVDLERFRPRTQDRMLLAGSGLENKLLFGNIGSFNRRYLAAEMFRFAFHLKKYRPEVTFVYLTPHDPRPLYEAARDAGLADDDIFVRTVAASDIPRWLSVFRLGVFFVRPSYAAKASSFAKIGEFLASGVPVITNTGVGDLDHLLSEERCGLLLPGLTDRDLDAAAKKALPLLEGDAVPQELRDRCRQTALDRFGMAHGARRYSSIIRSLEAAGRAVEDHPRAIETG from the coding sequence GTGCTGCATGCCGTGCTGACGAACCCCTTCTCTCCAGTCGACGTTCTCTATATTACGTTCGATGGCCTGCTCGATCCGCTGGGGCAGGCCAGAAAAATCGATCTCTTGCAACGTTTGGCGTGCGATGGCCTCACGATCGCCGTCGTTTCGTTCGAAGAGCCGGATGCACTGAGAGAAGAGATTCGGACCGCCTCGATGAGAGGCAAGCTCGAAGCGCAGGGCATCACCTGGAGGCCCCTTGGTCACCGCGCCACTCGTTCGATTCCGACGGCCTGCTGGGACTTTGTCCGAGGGGCGGCGACGGCGATGCGGGTCACGGTCGAGCGCAGGCCGCGCTGTCTCCATGCTTGCGGTTACTCGAGCGCGCTGGTCGGGCTAGCGGTCAAGCTGGCCTTCGGTGGAAAGCTGATCTTCGACATGCCCGGCTTCTGGCCCGAGGAAAGCGTGGAGCTCGGTTTCTTTCGCTCCACCCATTTCTTGTATCGCGTCAGCAAGCGCCTCGAGGAAGCGATCCTCGAGGGCTCGGATCACGTCGTCGTTGCTACCGATCGAGCCAAGGCGGTCCTTCGGGACGAGGAGGCGAAAGCCAGGCTCGCGGCCAAACGCAGCGTCCGGGAAAAGCCGATCTCCGTAATCCCCTGCTGCGTAGATCTCGAGAGATTCCGACCGCGAACGCAAGATCGGATGCTCCTGGCAGGTTCGGGGCTAGAGAACAAGCTGCTGTTCGGAAACATCGGTTCGTTCAACCGGCGTTATCTTGCCGCGGAGATGTTCCGGTTCGCTTTTCACCTGAAGAAATATCGGCCCGAAGTAACGTTCGTCTACTTGACGCCGCACGACCCGCGCCCGCTTTACGAAGCGGCGCGAGACGCGGGCCTCGCCGACGACGACATTTTCGTTCGGACGGTCGCCGCGTCTGACATACCGCGGTGGCTCTCGGTCTTCAGACTCGGCGTATTCTTCGTCAGGCCAAGCTATGCCGCGAAGGCATCGTCATTCGCGAAGATCGGAGAGTTTCTCGCCTCCGGGGTACCCGTGATCACCAACACCGGCGTCGGCGATCTCGATCATCTCCTGAGCGAAGAAAGATGTGGGCTCCTTCTTCCGGGGCTCACCGACCGCGATCTCGATGCGGCGGCAAAGAAGGCTTTACCTCTGCTCGAAGGAGACGCCGTGCCGCAAGAGCTTCGAGATCGCTGCCGCCAGACCGCATTGGATCGCTTCGGTATGGCCCACGGCGCGCGCCGTTACTCCTCCATCATTCGGTCTCTCGAAGCGGCGGGACGAGCGGTCGAAGATCATCCGAGAGCGATCGAGACCGGATAG